The sequence below is a genomic window from Lolium perenne isolate Kyuss_39 chromosome 7, Kyuss_2.0, whole genome shotgun sequence.
tagaaacaccaaaagcctccgatctccctcctcctccacccaaactcaaatccctccggggaaacgttagaggaggacccgatctactgttctaccaagccaaatctcattccccccttgtattcatcgagaagcttgcttcctagggttccttggaaaccctaggtgggcaagaggagtctggAAGCATCcgagctgtggatttgctccgggcaagattgtgaaggtttggaggctacctcaaagtctaccacaagtgagtgagctattccttcgtgggataggctccggagaatagggtgagccttcgtggcgtggggaatccttcgtgggacctccacccctccaaacgtgacgtaccttcttgcaaaggaagggaacacgggaatacatcctactctccgcgtgctatcggttatctctaaccgaactccttacttgtgatttaactacctgtgagagccttcgtgctcgagttagttgtatcctcatataggttgcttcacctagtttgcattaggctcacctttatattccgcaaagcctaatattgcaaagaaagaattaaaatctgtagaaacctattcaccctcctctaggtttaccatctctatactttcaattacaGTTCAAGAAAGCAAGCAAATAATTTAacaagttttgaaacaaatcAATGGAAACTAGTTGGTGTTGCCTCGAAGCCTCCACATGTGCTCCACCATATTATCctgcagctgttgatgcattgtggagtctcgaatctcctgacgcATAGCGATGAACGGAGCCCACGAtgtcggcacctggtgattaggctgtgcaagaggaccctctctgtcaTATGGTGTAGCTTGCTCGCTCAGAGGAACTGGATACATACGCTCACCCCGAAACGACACGTAAAACAACCTCACCGTACAATGGATTGTCGgagaagtagtcggcgtagagcaTGCAGTAGTCCTCTATTCGctgcctcggcttgcacttccgacgACCTGGTACCGACGCACCACGTCGACCGATTGCCTTCTCCGCGACAAGCTTGACAAGCAAGCTAGGATCAACATGTGCTCCTCATCTTGAGCGGCGGCTGCCATCACTTCTTCAAAAAGTtcggcgaacatctgctcctcctcgtcgtccgagtccatggccgcccaggcaaatggacgaacacctgatggGCGTGGTCGACGCGAGGCGAGACGCGAAGCGCGAGGAGTAGCCCGACAGCGGAATATAGGCAACGGGAGGAGGTCGGGGGAATATAGGCTGGTGGGAGGagggacggcggaatataggcaaccgacgaggggtggtgccggcggcgagagagctaCGAGGGGGAGGGGGATTTGCGGCGAGAAAGTGGCGGGGTTCGCGTGTTTTCTCGCCGCCAGAGCGGACCTGTCTCCACTTTTCTCTCGTCCGAACTTTCCGAGCGCACCCCTGGAGACCTGGGCTCTCCGGATGGATTTAGGCACTTTTCCGGAGAAAAACGAGAAATCGGAGGCGCAGCCAGACCAAATAATGCCCGAATAATGCCGTCCGGATAAAAAAAGATGTTGGAGATGTCGGGAGACGGCTAGAGGTGCTGTTAGTACTTGGGTGTTACCACACGGAGAACGCATAAAAAGGAAAGAGATTTCTACTAGTAATGCTCAGTGAAATTTTGGCGCTGTGAAAAAAATTCGGAAGTAACGGGTAGGAGAGTCGACGGAATGGGACGCGACACATTTCAGTGAGTCGCCGGACGGCTGAGATCCGCCCAAAACCACTGGCCATCACTCTACCTCTGGGTTGGTGCCCATTTCCACCCTCCAAACCAAAAGCAGATCTCGATCCTAGGGTTACCACAGCCTCCCCGTCGTCCGATCCGATCCCCCCTTGCCATGGCACAGCACGACGGCAAGCCCTACCAGCCGCGCCGGGGCCCCGAGCGGCCCCCGCAGCCGGCCGAGGACCCGGCGCCGCCCGCGGACGGCGTCGACCACCTCGCCATGGTGGCGGCCGAGGCGGAGGCCATGGTGGCGGCGGAGGCGCCCGCGGACGGCGTGGACCACCTCGCCATGGTGGCGGCCGAGGCGCAGGCGATGAACgcgtacgaggaggaggagcccgAGCCGGGGGTGGATATGACGGAGGATGAactggaggaagaggaggaggaagaagaggaagaggaggagatggagatggaggaggaggaggacgaggccgaACATCAGCATCAGCATCACGGCGAGGCCCAACCCATGGACGCCGAGGCCGCGGCTGCTGCCGCGGCTGCGGCTGCCGCGGCGGGCGTTCCGATGGACCCGCACGCGGGGATGGCCCCTGCGCCCGTGCATCCCGCCTCTTCGAACCAGCTCACCCTCTCCTTCCAGGGCGAGGTCTACGTCTTCGACTCCGTCTCCCCTGACAAGGTCCCTCTCCTGCGCTTCTGTGGATACAACACTTTTCCCCACGTTCCCCACTCGTTTTACGAGTGATTCAGTTGCCTGAAATGCTACTCCAAGGTGGTAACGTCTCTGGCTGTTTCTGCAGGTGCAAGCGGTGCTTCTGCTGCTCGGAGGGAGGGAACTTAACCCAGGCATCGGCGGAGCGTCGTCGTCAACGCCATACAGTAAGGTTGAGACAAGCGACTCTCGTCGCTTTTACTGTCCTTAAACCGTGTTTGGCCTGCTGGATGATTCACACTCGTCGGTGTCTGCTTCAGAGGCTGAACTATCCGCACCGGGTGGCGTCGCTGCTGAGGTTCAGGGAGAAGCGGAAGGAGCGCAACT
It includes:
- the LOC127312477 gene encoding GATA transcription factor 20 isoform X2, which codes for MAQHDGKPYQPRRGPERPPQPAEDPAPPADGVDHLAMVAAEAEAMVAAEAPADGVDHLAMVAAEAQAMNAYEEEEPEPGVDMTEDELEEEEEEEEEEEEMEMEEEEDEAEHQHQHHGEAQPMDAEAAAAAAAAAAAAGVPMDPHAGMAPAPVHPASSNQLTLSFQGEVYVFDSVSPDKVQAVLLLLGGRELNPGIGGASSSTPYSKRLNYPHRVASLLRFREKRKERNFDKKIRYSVRKEVALRMQRKRGQFTSSKPRPDEAMSESATADGSPNWASLEGRPPSAAECHHCGTNAKSTPMMRRGPDGPRTLCNACGLMWANKGMLRDLAKSSTTHLQVVVSAPNDGQNGNAAVVPYAEQENPSAPAENGHQS
- the LOC127312477 gene encoding GATA transcription factor 20 isoform X1; the encoded protein is MAQHDGKPYQPRRGPERPPQPAEDPAPPADGVDHLAMVAAEAEAMVAAEAPADGVDHLAMVAAEAQAMNAYEEEEPEPGVDMTEDELEEEEEEEEEEEEMEMEEEEDEAEHQHQHHGEAQPMDAEAAAAAAAAAAAAGVPMDPHAGMAPAPVHPASSNQLTLSFQGEVYVFDSVSPDKVQAVLLLLGGRELNPGIGGASSSTPYSKRLNYPHRVASLLRFREKRKERNFDKKIRYSVRKEVALRMQRKRGQFTSSKPRPDEAMSESATADGSPNWASLEGRPPSAAECHHCGTNAKSTPMMRRGPDGPRTLCNACGLMWANKGMLRDLAKSSTTHLQVVVSAPNDGNGNAAVVPYAEQENPSAPAENGHQS